The sequence ACACTGGCAGTCACTGagtctctccccaccccatctccaTCCCAAGGCAATAACTTCTCTACTTAcagtctctatagatttgcctattctggatattttgtatAATTGGAATCTAATATGTGATTAGCctttgtaactggcttcttttGTGTAACATTAtttcaaggttcatacatgttatagcatgtatcagtacttcattcgttttaattgctgaataatattctattgtatgaatataccacaatttatccatttgttagttgatagacatttggattgcttcgactttttagctattatgaataatgctgctacgaaaatttgtgtgcaagtttttgtgtggatatatgctttcatttctcttgggcactGTTaagggttgaactgtgtccccctctaaaaagatatgttgaagtccaaaCTCCAGCTGGGTcactcagaatgtgaccttatttggaatcaGGGCCTTTAACAGAGATAATCatgttaaaatgaggtcactgggGTGGGTCTTAATTCAATATTATTGGTGTCCTTTTAAATTCAGTATTATAATATGTTATAGTGTATGTTATATTATAATGTATTATACATGTTATATGTTgtaattatattatattgtaatttattattgatgtccttataaaaagggtaAATTTGGACAAGAAACACACGCACataacacacagagagaaagaatgctATGTGAAGACTGGAGTGATGCTCCTACAAACCAAGGTATGCCAAAGACTGCAGGCAAACActggaagctagaagaggcaagaaagaattCTCTACTAGAGCCATCAGAAAGCATAACCCTCCTGACACATTGATTTAGAACTTCTAGCccctagaaaataaatttctgttgttttaagccaccggtttttggtacttttttttggcagcactagaaaactaatacaggtaTATTAcaccaggagtgggattgctagatcataggGAAACTCCATGCTTAACCCTTTCAGgaactgccagattgttttccaaagcaggtACATCATTTTGATtctattattttccaaaaaattaatgGTTTCAAAACCTCCCTCAAATGTAGAAAAGTAAGCTTTTCTATGTCTAAACTCACCCCCTACAGGTAATTCTTCCTCTGCCCCAAACATGGTGACATCTTCTTTACCACCAATTGTTAAACCTTCCTATTTCCCttaaaaaagaacagtaaaaaatAGTTGTCATCAATGCACTAGTAGGAGGAAGTATCTAGAATGAGCCGTGAATTGGAGCTGCAGAATAATCTTAAAGAGATTTGATGTTGAAGATAGGTGAAGAGTAAATGGTACCAAACAgcaggaaacttttttttaagtggtggtggtggggtggggggtggggtggggggggtaggATTTCCCagctaagaaggaaagaaaaaaaggtggcTTTTTCTTTAAGGAAGGGAGCCTGACCATGATGAGATATAAATACCATCTCTGGGAAAAGGTTGGCATGGTCGGATAGAGTACATCTTCTGGCAGAAACTTTGAAATTCTGAATTTCAATTTGTTGTTCTCCTAATGGAAACCTCAACTCTTCTTCAAACAATAAAGTACTATAGTCCACTTATGATGAAGTTGCCatggattgatgtccccccaaaacttagtctccACTGTCACAGTGTAAAAAGggtgagaaattctattatggtaattgaaaggtggggccttgaagaggtgattggactgtaggaccgtgccatagtgaatggattaataatggtggtcaagggcatggttacgagggctttaaaaggagagcatgtgagagtctctctctctgctccaccattctcaccatgtgagacCCAGTGTCaccaaagtcaccaccaaagaaggctttcaccataagtgttccctggactttggacttaccagcctccaaatctgtaagcaataaattttgttttcttataaattactaagttccaggtattttgttataagcaacagaaacagactaatacagaagttACATATCATTTAATCAAATATCTGATTATTCTGAACAAGGAAGAATAGAGCCCTTTACATAGTGGAGTAAGAAAGACATAGACACTCATCTGCAGATCAAGCACCATGTGTAGCCAATAAAGTTTTTAATAGATAATAAAGTCTGTAGATTTTAGATCTCTGCATGATTAGTGGATGTGAGGTATATGAGTAATGATTCGGCTCTTGGCCATGTTAAAAATTAGGGAAAAATAACCACATGCTAAAGATCATTTTGTTACCAATACCCTATTTCCACTTATTTCACATGCAATAtcaaccttttcattttttcatagcCTCTTATAGGACAGCAAAGTAGAACAAAAAGGGGTGATGGAGAAATGCATTATACTAATAGCAAGCTAACTGCTGACAGTGATGAAACACAGGATGACAGCAGACAGTGCAGATCACTCAAAAAGCACAACCATCTGGAATTAGTGAAGCGGGAGAGGGGAACGAGAAATCTCCTGCAGGTGTCACAGTGCAGTCATCAGTGCCCAAAACTGGTGAACTTGAGTCCTCAAAAGAGTTCATTTAGTTCATGTTACTTAAGAAGAAGGTAACTATACAGTATGTTTTAGAGTGCATTTAGAATACGACATCaagtagttaaaataaaattaaggttaCTGATTATCTCCAAGGTTTTTGAGTCAAACTAAATAAGCCAActatccttttattttccttccctctAACTTTCTCTCAATCAATGACTAAGCCTGGTCTAGAAAGAGAGGACTGGAATAAAAGAATTGCTAAGGAAACCTAGGCCCAAAAACACAGCAATAATTGTTTGAAGTAAGAAGAAAGAGGGCAAAACTGAAGTCTAGGTAATTTCCTTAACTTGAAAAACTCAAATTAACTTTCAACACCATTTCTACAATTTCTTCCCTTCCTAGCCTTCTTTCATCTTACAACAAAAGTCATATAATCCTttagatcagtgcttctcaaagtgtggaaCCCCAAacagcagtatcagcatcacctgaaaacttctaagaaatgaaaattctcaggCTGCACCCCAGATCTACCGATTCAGGAACTCCAAGGGTGGGACCGGCAATCTGTGTCATACTGAGCtctcctggtgattctgatgctcactaaagtttgaaaaccattgcttCAGATGATATGAATATAAAAGGCACATGAGTTTTGATTTATAGAGCAAGATTAAGTCTAATGTGACAAAGGGGGATAAAGAAGGAAAGTCTATTATTTAAATAGTACATTATTAGCTTAATGTCTGGATTAAGGCCCACTTACAACATTTAGCAACCTCTAATAAGTAGTACATAAAGCTGGTACCTTCCAGATGTTTCAGGAGTGCCCTAGTGCTATTTCCATGAGCAGATATCAGAATGGTTTTTCCATTTAATACTTCAGGAGCAATCCTTTCGTTCCAATAGGGAAGGAGTCTCTCCAGTACATCCTTTAAGCTTTCGGATCGTGGCAGTTGATCCAAGGGTACATCACATACTTTATACCTCCGGTCATTGTAGATTTCATGGTAGTAAGGATGAGATTCATCAATGGGAGGTGGGGTCACGTTGTAGCTTCTTCTCCAGAGCCTCACTTGTTCTTCACCATGTTTCAAAGCCATTTTCTCCCTGTTGAGACCGATCAAGGCTCCATAGTGACGCTCATTTAGACGCCAGGAGCTTTCCACGGGAACCCATTCCTGCCCCAACTCTTCCAGGATCAGCCAGGCTGTGTGGATGGACCGATTGAGGACGGATGTGAATACAAGATCAAACTCAAAATTTAGTGCTTTGAGTTGCTTCCCACAGTTCCGAGCTTCCTCCATTCCTTCACCGTTAAGTTTCTGATCCACCCAACTACAAAAACGATTCTCCTTATTCCAAGAACCCTCTCCATGTCTTAACATAATTAGTTTGTACTTGGACATGGCTGAGCTTCCCTGGTGTCTTCAAATGGGCTAATGTTCAAGGACAGCAATACATCtagaaagagaagacacaaaaaataaaagttatattctTCATTCAACTGACTACCTGGGAATGGAAGCACAACTTTCTAAAGTAAACCAAAATTCCTTTGAAGAGTATTGACACCACGGTAACTCACACACTGTGGTACATACAGGCATATTCTACAGATAATTAATTACAGGGAAGCTAGGTGACTTAAATTTTCTGATGGCTGGATAATATGTTAATTGTATGATGTAAAATAACAGAACACTTCATTCTAGTGGCATGCTGTCTTTCTGCCAGATAAAAAGGCAGTTTATGCTTACAGTAGAGAGGACTTAATAGAATGAATTATAGATGTCTAAATGAATGACTAGTAGCTACTAGTAGGAACTCCTAGCTCTTAGCAGCTGACTCTACATTGAAGGCATCCTTCTTACTCTGCTTTTCCTCTggtggaaaaagaaatatttaccgGTCTCACCATTTTATTATAGATTCATTAAACATGTTAATTCAATAAACCACCACATATATCTGATATGTATCACTGATTGGCAGCAACTAGCTCTTCAGTGCCACAGGCTACACCATATATGAGAAAATCAAAGGTACCTAAGACATCAGTTCAACATTCAAGCAGCATTAATGATTTAAAGCAATGTTAACACCAAATGTGGAATTTATCTAAATAGTGTCTCACCTGCCTTAAGATagaactgttggtgggaataaaTCCAGATGCCAAAACAAGCTATCAAATGCAAGCAGCTGAGAGCTGCTGCCTTTAGAAACAGATTAACAGGAGCAGGTCTACAGGAATAAGAGGAGCCATACTGATAAGGAGGTCCTGCCtcttcctccccaaccccccagaCACCCACACATATCAGCCATCTTAGCAGGACAGGCAACCCCAAAGCATTTCTGAACTCCCCACATTTAAGCTACTGGCCCAAAGATCTGCTGGGCCCACTCTGTTCCCTGGAGAATCTGCAGACCTGGCCGGTTCAGCCTGCCTTCACTCTCCTTGTAGTGGACACATCTACACTGACAAATGTTCTCTGCCTCCACTGTAGTGTTTTCCACGCTGGGTAGTAAAGATTATATGAGCGTTGGGGCCTGGTTTGCCATTCTTGGCAACTTCCATTAGCTGGAGATTTAATGTCCCACTTAAACTGTGATTCACACTGAGTTATACAGCCATTAGTGACAAAGTTAATTGGAATTTAGTTCTAGTTTCTACCTTTCTTTAGTAATTCCTAGAGATTCTGAAGAGGAAAAAGTCTCTAAGATAAGGCTTCCTGTTTCAGTAGATTTGAGAGTAGCTGAAAGACTACAGCAATTGGGGTTATGATTTCCCTTTCTTGTCCAGCATCAGACCTGAAGCTTTAGTGCACATGGAGGAAGGAATCAAAAGGGTAACCAGAAGAGCCTGAGCTGGAGGCTCAGGTGAAGATACCTCAGGAGCTGTGAATTTCCAGGGAGGGagcatgagggctctaccctcagtCTAGGAAGGCATCAGGGTAGCagaacagagaaggaaggaaaggcatCTGAGCAGTGTGTTGACAGGTGACTGCCTGTGCCCAGGGGCAGAATAATCAGAAGGCTAATGAAGCTTGAGCTTCAGGGCCCCTCACCTGGGAGGGACAAAGCAAGGAATTCAcatggatgggggagggggagagtttaatttgcaaaaaaaaagatatttctgtattgtttctttaaaaagcccCAATCCACAAAGTAGTAGAAGCTTCAGGTCAATCAAAAACTGGATGTAACCATTTATCATTTTTGGTGGTAGTAGAGGAGGTGGATggagaaaaacagaagcaaactGTCATTTATTCCTCTATCTCACCCCTTAGCTTGTCTTGTCAAGTGAGAAGCCTTCATAAGCTAATAAAGCTATTTTCCATTCAAATGAAGAGGGGCATGGTGGACAAATTTTGCAGGCAGAAGCAATTTTGTCATCTTTTGACTATGAACAATACATCAAGGGAACAAAAAACTGTAGTAATAACAAACACTTAGGCACCCACGGACCAAGCTTTGCAGTCTCTTAATCCGCTATATTTTCTtactttacttaaaaaattaaaaaaaaatttttttttactcatatatatatattggagCAGAGGAACAGTACTGCAGACACAAGAACTATGGAAATATATACCGTCCCCTCACTCTGATGTACAGGAGGTGAATATAGGATAAAGTACCAAACTGGTATGTCTATCTCAGGTAAACAAAAAGGCACTTGCCTCTCTACTTCTTGGCACTATCAACTGACTTCCCATTTAACTAACTGCTGAATACTGACAAAGGGGCTGTTGGGGTTAAAGTATGCAAACTTTAAGATCTCAGTCACTGTCCCCTGGAGTTGCTTAACCAAGTATCTACCAACAAACACATAACACTGCAGTCGGTTTGATTTAAAGTTTAAGGCAAGGATtacaaactcaaatgcctatGATGGCCAGACAGATGTGGGAAGAAGAGTGCTGCTGGACTAGAGCAGTGATGAGAACAGTGGTGAACTGCAGGGAATGTACATGTTTCTCCAATGGAGACAACACCTGTGTAAACGGATGAAGCTTTCCTTTAACCTCTCACTGAATCAAGAGCATCAGTTTTAGAACTTTTCTGAAAAACAACAAGAAGATGGGACCACTCATACAGAAGACTGGGAGAATGCAAGACCTAGAGTCAAACCATAGAGAACCTATGGATTCtgtgagtaaataaatattttttaaaaaaactaaaataatcatTTCAGTGCCTAAAAGTTCACTACTACTTAGCTCCAGGCCATCTCCCTTTGAGACTGAGGAACCAGGGTTTCTAgttcttccaattttttttttttttttggtgacctgtaaggggatcgcaacccttggcgtggtgttgcccacaccgcgctcagccagtgagcgcactggccatccctatataggatccgaacccgcggcgggagcgccgctgcactcccagcgctgcactctcccaagtgcgccacggggtcggccctagatcttccaatttttaaaaaaactggaaatgtgcatttttatgtgatatctgatttaaatgttagcaactaatatt comes from Cynocephalus volans isolate mCynVol1 chromosome 6, mCynVol1.pri, whole genome shotgun sequence and encodes:
- the BPGM gene encoding bisphosphoglycerate mutase, whose product is MSKYKLIMLRHGEGSWNKENRFCSWVDQKLNGEGMEEARNCGKQLKALNFEFDLVFTSVLNRSIHTAWLILEELGQEWVPVESSWRLNERHYGALIGLNREKMALKHGEEQVRLWRRSYNVTPPPIDESHPYYHEIYNDRRYKVCDVPLDQLPRSESLKDVLERLLPYWNERIAPEVLNGKTILISAHGNSTRALLKHLEGISDEDIINITLPTGVPILLELDENLCSVGPHQFLGDQEAIQAAIKKVEDQGKVKQAEK